A single region of the Geobacillus subterraneus genome encodes:
- a CDS encoding copper-translocating P-type ATPase — MKRNKHISSTHNKNHHHDHHHHDHGHHHAHHQEKHSCHHESNTFSSSSIHSDTSHQTEEREKHEDDEHEQLYRKLMKKWWFAGILSVPIILVSYPDFFPIIRDLLPMGSSQLWFSRLLMAVVALIVMIYSGSQFFIGAWEGLKQRSANMHTLIAIGISAAWIYSVVALLWPDLFPDPSMAEVYYDVSTVVTALVVLGMAMEEKAKGKSSEAIKRLIGLQPKTARVLKEGVETEIPISRIQIGDIVVVRPGEKIPVDGMILDGSSTVDESMLTGESLPVQKVQGDEVFGGTMNKTGSFTFQVTKSPDDTALSNIINMVKQAQGSRIPVQRIVDKVSAIFTPSVIILAIIGYLIWFNFGPSPSSMYALIVLVTTLIIACPCALGMATPMSLTTGIGKGAENGILIRSGEALQIAQKLTTIVLDKTGTITMGKPSLTDVIAVGSLKEKELIYFAATLEQGSEHPLAGAILEAAKEKNILLGKTENFEAIPGHGVQGWIDGHHVLFGNLKLMKKGNIATEAYIQHAERLADEGKTPMFLAVDGKPEGVISVADAVKQDSLEAITAMKNIGLEVIMVTGDNERTARAIAKKVGITNVISDVLPQNKAEIVRKLQADGKKVAMVGDGINDAPALTQADIGMAIGTGTDVAIEASDITLVKGSLKSVVQAIQISRATMRNVYQNLFGAFIYNTLGIPIALGALYPLTGSLLSPLVAAAAMAFSSVTVVANANRLKRFKPKEV; from the coding sequence ATGAAGAGGAATAAACATATTTCTAGCACCCATAACAAAAATCATCACCATGACCACCATCATCATGATCATGGTCATCATCACGCTCACCATCAAGAGAAACATTCATGTCATCACGAATCCAACACTTTCAGTTCTAGCTCGATACACTCGGATACCTCACATCAAACAGAAGAGAGAGAAAAACACGAAGATGATGAACATGAACAATTGTATCGAAAACTAATGAAAAAATGGTGGTTTGCCGGAATATTGTCGGTTCCTATTATATTGGTATCTTATCCAGATTTTTTTCCAATCATAAGAGATTTGTTGCCTATGGGAAGCAGTCAACTCTGGTTTAGCAGACTGCTCATGGCAGTAGTAGCCTTAATTGTGATGATTTATAGCGGAAGCCAGTTTTTCATTGGGGCATGGGAAGGATTAAAACAACGTTCAGCCAATATGCATACACTGATTGCCATCGGGATCAGTGCGGCATGGATTTATTCGGTTGTCGCCTTGCTTTGGCCGGACTTATTTCCAGATCCATCGATGGCGGAAGTGTATTACGATGTTTCAACGGTTGTCACGGCGTTAGTTGTATTAGGAATGGCGATGGAAGAAAAAGCGAAGGGCAAATCATCTGAAGCGATTAAAAGACTCATTGGTTTACAACCTAAGACGGCTCGGGTGTTAAAAGAAGGAGTCGAAACAGAAATTCCTATATCGCGAATTCAGATCGGGGATATCGTTGTTGTACGGCCCGGTGAAAAGATACCGGTGGACGGGATGATTCTTGACGGAAGTTCAACTGTTGATGAATCGATGTTGACCGGCGAATCGTTGCCTGTACAGAAAGTTCAAGGAGACGAAGTATTTGGCGGCACGATGAATAAAACAGGGAGCTTTACATTTCAGGTGACAAAGTCACCGGATGATACCGCATTATCTAATATCATCAACATGGTGAAGCAAGCTCAAGGCTCCCGTATCCCTGTTCAACGAATTGTTGATAAAGTTTCTGCGATTTTTACTCCGAGTGTAATCATTTTAGCTATCATTGGGTACTTAATTTGGTTTAATTTCGGTCCTTCACCTTCAAGTATGTATGCTCTAATTGTTTTAGTGACGACGCTCATTATTGCCTGTCCTTGTGCATTAGGAATGGCCACTCCTATGTCTTTAACAACCGGGATAGGCAAAGGAGCGGAAAACGGGATTCTCATCCGTTCCGGCGAAGCGCTGCAAATCGCCCAGAAATTAACGACCATCGTTTTAGATAAGACGGGGACGATCACCATGGGCAAACCTTCATTAACCGATGTGATCGCCGTTGGTTCCCTCAAAGAAAAAGAATTAATTTATTTCGCAGCAACGCTCGAACAAGGATCGGAACATCCGTTAGCAGGTGCAATACTTGAAGCAGCTAAAGAGAAAAATATATTGCTGGGAAAAACCGAGAATTTTGAAGCTATACCGGGGCATGGCGTGCAAGGATGGATTGATGGCCACCATGTTCTATTCGGAAACTTAAAACTCATGAAGAAAGGCAACATTGCAACAGAAGCCTATATACAACATGCCGAAAGATTGGCGGACGAAGGAAAAACACCTATGTTTTTGGCGGTTGATGGAAAACCGGAAGGAGTCATCTCCGTAGCGGATGCGGTGAAACAAGATTCTTTAGAGGCAATTACGGCAATGAAAAACATCGGATTAGAGGTGATCATGGTTACGGGGGATAATGAGCGAACGGCGCGTGCAATCGCGAAAAAAGTAGGGATTACCAATGTCATCTCCGATGTGCTTCCGCAGAATAAAGCAGAAATTGTCCGGAAACTGCAAGCAGATGGAAAAAAAGTAGCGATGGTGGGAGACGGAATCAATGATGCCCCGGCACTTACGCAGGCAGATATTGGAATGGCAATTGGAACCGGTACGGATGTAGCGATTGAAGCGAGTGATATTACCCTTGTTAAAGGAAGTTTAAAATCGGTAGTGCAGGCGATTCAAATTAGTCGGGCAACGATGAGAAATGTATATCAAAATTTATTTGGTGCGTTCATTTATAATACACTAGGCATCCCAATCGCTCTTGGCGCGCTCTATCCATTGACCGGTTCATTATTGTCTCCGCTTGTAGCCGCAGCGGCAATGGCGTTTAGCTCTGTTACAGTTGTGGCAAACGCCAATCGCCTGAAACGTTTTAAACCAAAGGAGGTATGA
- a CDS encoding cupredoxin domain-containing protein: MDMTQMIVNVSGLLLIVFVAWFFWGPKKGGYKATFTPSGYQEAEIIVKGGYTPHIVIVKKGKPVKFQFIRKEENSCSEMVVFPEFNKSAALPVGEKVTVEFLPKESGEYSFQCQMGMYRGKVVVQD, translated from the coding sequence ATGGATATGACTCAAATGATCGTTAATGTGAGTGGGCTGCTCCTTATTGTTTTCGTTGCTTGGTTTTTCTGGGGGCCTAAAAAGGGCGGATACAAAGCTACCTTCACCCCATCTGGATATCAAGAAGCAGAAATAATCGTCAAAGGTGGCTATACTCCACACATTGTTATAGTAAAAAAAGGAAAGCCGGTGAAGTTTCAATTTATTCGCAAAGAGGAAAACTCTTGTTCGGAAATGGTTGTATTTCCTGAATTCAATAAAAGTGCGGCTCTCCCTGTTGGGGAAAAGGTGACGGTTGAATTTCTGCCAAAAGAAAGCGGAGAATATTCGTTTCAATGTCAAATGGGGATGTATCGCGGGAAAGTAGTTGTCCAGGATTAA
- a CDS encoding DUF2933 domain-containing protein, with protein sequence MNWANLLILLLCPLMMLFCMRGHKHHKHHDHHSSDHHSIKELQDQITKLQTDNERLKEQLKSR encoded by the coding sequence ATGAATTGGGCTAATCTTTTAATATTGTTACTATGTCCTTTAATGATGCTATTTTGTATGAGAGGACATAAGCATCATAAACATCATGATCATCATTCTTCTGATCATCATTCCATCAAGGAATTACAGGATCAGATTACAAAATTACAGACAGACAATGAACGATTAAAGGAACAATTAAAAAGTAGATGA
- a CDS encoding DUF302 domain-containing protein, which yields MFHYTVEVQKEMNETMEILEESLKREGFGVLWKFSVTEKLQEKGFDFQTPFVILEVCNPQEAARVLSENLLAGYFLPCKIVVYKENETTKIGMPKPTMLISMMNNEQLEHLAEDIEKRLISCINECK from the coding sequence GTGTTTCATTATACGGTTGAAGTACAAAAGGAAATGAATGAAACGATGGAAATATTGGAGGAGAGTTTAAAAAGAGAAGGATTCGGAGTTTTGTGGAAATTTAGCGTCACGGAAAAGCTTCAAGAAAAAGGATTCGATTTTCAAACACCGTTTGTGATTTTGGAAGTATGCAATCCTCAAGAGGCAGCGCGTGTACTTTCTGAAAATTTATTGGCAGGTTATTTTTTGCCATGCAAAATCGTGGTGTATAAAGAAAATGAAACGACAAAAATTGGGATGCCAAAACCAACCATGTTGATCAGCATGATGAATAATGAACAATTGGAACACTTAGCCGAGGATATTGAAAAAAGATTGATATCCTGCATCAATGAGTGTAAATAA
- a CDS encoding cell wall-binding repeat-containing protein gives MSKLLRGALVAVLPVFIITGCNNQNNDHNQMNHDSKEMDHANMNHEDMDMSSNDKDKGNKTNEMEFAKPPNSFNRLASQNMIVTATKNVTRINTDDPIELSVMVSQTVWPATHKENQPGGIILVPVESWQIALASVDLIHHPSNGPVLFTKDQKIPDAVLKEINRLQPLGTADGTQIMVMGNLGKSELDKLKNFKLKQISETDPAAFAKEIDQFYSDIAGKTPQSVMIGSLEDKAKLYTLIAANWIAHMEEPLLYVTANDIPQPTKEALQQRKGKANIYLLGPESVISKEVENELKSFGTVVRIAGDTPVQQSVSFATYKDEKTKFGWGLNNPGHGVSFISTKTPELAIAAAPFSHLGKHAPLIWLENGALTTDVYEFLARLKPTFTVEPTEGPYNHAFLSGTFRSISYQTQGIIDEKLEIIPATGEGHAGH, from the coding sequence ATCAGTAAATTACTTAGGGGAGCGCTAGTAGCTGTGCTACCTGTCTTTATCATTACTGGATGTAACAATCAAAACAATGACCATAATCAGATGAATCATGATTCGAAAGAAATGGATCATGCAAATATGAATCATGAAGATATGGATATGTCCTCCAATGATAAAGACAAAGGTAACAAAACAAATGAAATGGAGTTCGCGAAGCCGCCAAACTCATTCAACCGTTTAGCAAGCCAAAACATGATCGTAACAGCGACGAAAAACGTTACTCGTATCAACACGGATGATCCTATTGAGTTATCCGTCATGGTTTCACAAACGGTTTGGCCTGCCACTCATAAAGAAAACCAGCCCGGCGGAATTATTTTAGTGCCCGTTGAAAGTTGGCAAATCGCATTGGCAAGTGTAGACTTAATTCATCATCCGAGCAACGGCCCTGTTTTATTTACAAAAGATCAGAAAATACCAGATGCCGTCTTAAAGGAAATAAACCGCCTTCAGCCTTTAGGCACAGCTGACGGTACGCAAATTATGGTGATGGGAAATCTTGGTAAAAGTGAACTAGATAAATTAAAGAATTTTAAGCTGAAACAAATTAGTGAAACAGATCCAGCTGCGTTTGCGAAAGAAATTGACCAATTTTACAGCGACATTGCCGGCAAGACCCCGCAAAGCGTGATGATTGGTTCTTTGGAAGATAAGGCAAAATTGTACACTCTTATAGCTGCCAATTGGATTGCCCACATGGAAGAACCGTTGTTGTATGTTACGGCAAATGACATTCCGCAACCAACGAAAGAGGCGTTACAGCAAAGAAAAGGAAAAGCAAATATATACCTTTTAGGTCCCGAATCAGTAATCTCTAAAGAAGTGGAAAACGAACTAAAATCATTTGGCACTGTTGTCCGAATCGCAGGCGATACACCGGTGCAACAATCCGTTTCTTTTGCTACTTATAAAGATGAAAAAACAAAATTTGGCTGGGGGCTAAATAATCCGGGGCATGGCGTATCATTTATTTCAACGAAAACCCCTGAATTAGCGATTGCAGCTGCGCCATTTTCTCATCTAGGAAAGCACGCACCTTTAATATGGCTAGAGAATGGAGCATTAACGACGGATGTATATGAATTTTTAGCTCGTTTAAAACCAACTTTTACTGTTGAGCCAACAGAGGGACCGTATAACCATGCATTTTTATCTGGTACATTCCGTTCCATCTCTTATCAAACACAAGGAATCATCGATGAAAAGCTCGAAATTATTCCCGCAACCGGAGAAGGACATGCAGGGCATTAG
- a CDS encoding IS4-like element IS5377 family transposase — MNKHTTLPNLMQKLVSDEEIQLIAEAVGYRDSSRTFTLRELIHFFLLAAMHQWKSFRHGADVGPLYGLPRFHYSTVSKKAKEVPYDIMKRLLALIISKCNRQTRRSLRFPKPLRVVDSTTVTVGKNRLPWAPYHGERAGVKLHVAYSPESSLPADVVETTGLRHDGPVGEQLTNAQQVLVEDRAYFKIERLDRFVEQHQLFVIRMKDNIELHQKKSLKRLSSTSSSVQADFTCQLGTKQCRSTKRHRVVIFRDANGRDIRVVTNLFHASAETIADMYQQRWTVEVFFRWVKQYLNVPTLFGTTENAVYNQLFAAFIAYVLLRWLYDQTKKQTNVSLSFISFVRRFFSGQLPLDWKSGMAAALFEYAQIYGRRMYNFG; from the coding sequence ATGAACAAGCATACCACACTCCCGAATTTGATGCAAAAACTTGTTTCGGATGAAGAGATTCAACTGATTGCCGAAGCGGTTGGGTATCGTGATTCGTCTCGAACCTTTACGTTGCGCGAGTTGATTCACTTCTTCCTGCTGGCCGCCATGCATCAATGGAAAAGCTTTCGCCACGGAGCCGATGTGGGGCCTCTGTATGGATTGCCGCGATTCCATTATTCAACTGTATCCAAGAAAGCGAAAGAAGTTCCCTATGACATCATGAAACGCTTGTTGGCGTTGATCATTTCCAAGTGCAACCGCCAAACCCGCCGTTCGCTTCGGTTTCCCAAACCGCTTCGGGTGGTGGATTCGACGACCGTCACGGTCGGGAAAAACCGCCTCCCATGGGCGCCGTATCACGGCGAACGCGCCGGAGTGAAGCTGCACGTCGCGTATTCGCCGGAATCCTCGCTGCCGGCAGACGTGGTGGAAACGACCGGACTGCGTCACGATGGCCCAGTGGGAGAACAGTTGACGAACGCTCAACAAGTGCTGGTGGAAGACCGGGCGTATTTCAAAATCGAACGCCTCGATCGATTTGTGGAGCAGCATCAGCTCTTTGTCATTCGAATGAAGGACAACATCGAACTTCATCAGAAAAAAAGCTTGAAACGCCTTTCCAGCACATCTTCATCGGTTCAAGCCGACTTCACGTGCCAGTTGGGGACGAAACAATGCCGATCGACCAAGCGTCACCGGGTAGTGATCTTTCGAGATGCAAATGGCCGCGACATTCGGGTCGTGACGAACCTCTTCCATGCGTCTGCGGAAACCATTGCCGACATGTACCAACAACGTTGGACCGTTGAAGTCTTTTTCCGTTGGGTGAAGCAATATCTGAATGTCCCGACCTTGTTTGGCACGACGGAAAATGCGGTATACAACCAACTGTTTGCGGCGTTCATCGCGTATGTGTTGCTGCGATGGCTGTATGATCAAACCAAAAAACAGACGAACGTCTCTCTTTCCTTCATTTCGTTCGTTCGCCGTTTTTTCTCTGGGCAGCTTCCTCTCGATTGGAAATCCGGGATGGCCGCTGCTTTGTTTGAGTATGCCCAAATTTATGGAAGGCGTATGTATAATTTTGGATAA
- a CDS encoding TVP38/TMEM64 family protein, whose product MEEKLITLFHTYESVAYLISIAINIVISILGVVPSVFLTAANLAVFGFWKGTFLSFVGEAVGAIVSFVLYRKGFHKLSETKWFSYPKVKRLLEAEGVEAFSLVLSLRLLPFVPSGLVTFVAAIGHTSLLIFIIASSLGKLPALLLEAYSVYQVMNWTWQGKVISTFLSIFLLLFTWKKINRKKARANKIERDL is encoded by the coding sequence ATGGAAGAGAAGCTCATTACATTGTTTCATACATATGAAAGCGTTGCTTATCTCATTAGTATTGCGATCAATATTGTGATCAGTATTTTAGGCGTTGTACCGAGCGTATTTCTCACTGCAGCTAACTTGGCGGTATTCGGTTTTTGGAAAGGCACCTTTTTATCGTTTGTAGGGGAAGCTGTTGGGGCGATTGTTTCTTTCGTTTTATATCGAAAAGGATTTCACAAACTTTCGGAAACGAAATGGTTTTCCTATCCGAAAGTGAAACGTTTGCTTGAGGCAGAAGGGGTAGAAGCCTTTTCGCTTGTTTTGTCTTTGCGTCTTCTTCCTTTTGTTCCGTCGGGACTTGTGACGTTTGTGGCAGCGATCGGACACACCTCCTTACTGATCTTTATCATTGCCAGCTCGCTTGGAAAGCTGCCAGCACTTTTGTTAGAGGCATATTCGGTTTATCAAGTGATGAATTGGACATGGCAAGGGAAAGTGATATCGACATTTTTGTCTATTTTTTTACTCCTATTTACTTGGAAAAAAATCAATCGAAAAAAGGCTCGAGCTAACAAAATTGAAAGGGATTTATGA
- a CDS encoding F510_1955 family glycosylhydrolase, with protein sequence MKKMTKAIMITSAILLLSACSSSNEKKQAFITSKEQAKSNVSVTNNPFFQEKKEGKIEHLHGIGYAGNQNAIYFATHEGLLVYQNNKWYETTSYKHDYMGFSATDDGFYSSGHPEEGSSLGNPLGLVKSFDNGQTLMNLGFYKESDFHYMTVGYKSHTIYVVNQEENKTLGQGVFYSKDDGKTWSPSQLNGLPQTAAGTIAAHPTDENMVGISTSEGIFVSRDNGNTFERFTRKINTTTFAFQEKFIVFAAVENDKPILIKQSLDTKQEEVLSVPTLDEKDHIMYMASNPKNEKEIVIATMNGDIFMTKNNGESWTRIASKGKINF encoded by the coding sequence ATGAAAAAAATGACGAAAGCGATAATGATTACATCGGCTATTCTTCTTCTAAGCGCTTGTTCATCATCCAATGAAAAAAAACAGGCCTTTATTACAAGCAAAGAACAAGCAAAATCGAACGTATCTGTTACCAATAATCCTTTCTTTCAAGAAAAAAAAGAAGGAAAGATCGAGCATTTACATGGAATCGGTTATGCAGGCAACCAAAATGCGATTTACTTTGCTACACATGAGGGGTTACTCGTTTACCAAAACAATAAGTGGTATGAAACGACTTCGTATAAACATGATTATATGGGCTTTTCTGCCACAGACGACGGCTTTTATTCATCAGGGCATCCGGAAGAAGGTTCATCTTTAGGAAATCCACTTGGTCTTGTGAAAAGTTTTGATAATGGACAAACATTGATGAATTTAGGATTTTATAAAGAATCTGATTTTCATTATATGACAGTTGGCTATAAAAGCCATACCATTTATGTTGTGAACCAAGAAGAAAATAAAACGCTCGGACAAGGGGTATTTTACAGTAAAGACGACGGCAAAACGTGGTCGCCAAGTCAATTGAACGGCCTGCCGCAAACGGCAGCGGGAACGATTGCTGCCCATCCAACGGACGAAAATATGGTCGGAATTAGTACATCGGAAGGAATTTTTGTTTCGAGAGATAATGGGAATACGTTTGAACGGTTTACTCGAAAAATCAATACGACGACGTTTGCGTTCCAAGAAAAATTCATTGTATTTGCAGCTGTAGAGAACGATAAACCTATCCTAATCAAACAATCATTAGACACAAAACAAGAGGAAGTTCTTTCTGTTCCTACGCTCGATGAAAAAGACCATATCATGTATATGGCCTCTAATCCGAAAAATGAGAAGGAAATTGTGATCGCCACCATGAACGGGGATATTTTCATGACAAAAAATAACGGTGAAAGCTGGACAAGGATAGCATCGAAAGGGAAAATAAATTTTTAA
- a CDS encoding sulfite exporter TauE/SafE family protein: MYSFLSQISNFLSQPFLNMANSMTAIPILSAFLLGIVGAMAPCQLTSNLGAITLYSNQSLQKGMAWKELLLFIFGKIVAFSGLGLIVWLMGKEIQSTLTLYFPWLRKLVGPILILVGLYLLGLFKMYWNVTLFKVPERWRKGKIGSFFMGFGFSLAFCPTMFVLFFVTLMPLVYSTSYGVLLPSIFAVGTSVPVIFFIFILWYLGFSGTVMKKGRQVGGIVQKAAGIVMVLLGILDTITYWF; this comes from the coding sequence GTGTATTCGTTCTTGAGTCAAATCAGTAACTTTCTAAGTCAACCGTTTCTTAATATGGCAAATAGCATGACAGCGATTCCTATTTTGTCAGCCTTTCTTCTTGGCATCGTGGGAGCGATGGCTCCGTGTCAACTCACTAGTAATTTAGGAGCGATCACATTATACAGTAATCAGTCTTTGCAAAAAGGAATGGCTTGGAAAGAGTTGCTTTTATTTATTTTCGGTAAAATCGTTGCTTTTTCCGGTTTAGGCTTGATTGTCTGGCTCATGGGGAAAGAGATTCAAAGTACGCTAACATTGTATTTTCCGTGGTTAAGAAAGCTCGTTGGTCCCATTCTCATTCTTGTAGGCTTATATTTGTTAGGGCTTTTTAAAATGTATTGGAACGTTACCTTGTTCAAAGTGCCTGAGAGATGGCGAAAAGGAAAAATCGGTTCGTTTTTCATGGGATTTGGCTTTTCATTAGCTTTTTGTCCAACGATGTTTGTGCTGTTTTTTGTCACTCTCATGCCTCTCGTCTATTCAACGTCTTATGGGGTACTATTACCGAGCATCTTTGCCGTTGGAACTTCTGTACCTGTTATTTTCTTTATCTTTATCCTTTGGTACTTAGGATTTAGCGGCACTGTAATGAAAAAAGGAAGACAAGTAGGGGGGATTGTTCAAAAAGCAGCCGGAATCGTGATGGTTTTACTTGGTATATTAGATACGATCACTTATTGGTTTTAA
- a CDS encoding SHOCT domain-containing protein, producing MMFGGSFMMVGIMLFWVVLIAVGFYLLYRFINDRKEELSPIEILKVRLAKGEISLDEFEQLSKKL from the coding sequence ATGATGTTTGGCGGTTCTTTCATGATGGTTGGGATCATGTTATTTTGGGTTGTATTAATCGCCGTTGGTTTTTATCTCTTATATCGTTTTATCAATGATCGTAAAGAAGAACTCTCTCCGATAGAAATATTGAAAGTACGATTAGCCAAAGGAGAGATCTCTTTAGATGAATTTGAACAGCTATCCAAAAAATTGTAG
- a CDS encoding IS66-like element ISBst12 family transposase, with amino-acid sequence MLTVQQAVFTVESLIGKVQQQKQLIHQLIQENEHLRHENKQLRKENEQLKYRVQELEARTKKNSSNSHLPPSSDRFEKKRSSREPSGKKPGGQEGHEGKTLRQVEHPHHRVVHRVHTCQGCGASLREVKPFKVDIRQVFDVPPVAIEVTQHEREVKSCPHCRCVQQAEFPSHVTNHVQYGPRLTALVVYLHHIQLIPYKRLSDTIEALYQHSISTGTLANMVKRGREALESNMDIIEDALLESNILHVDETSLRINGKLAWVHVACTSRYTYLAPHASRGKKATDDIGILPRYEGTMMHDAFGTYPKYTHATHALCHAHHLRELKGFIEQGHTWAMRMTTFLLAAKQAVEAHHGALSEEEARRWERVYDRILERAQHRLETMTPLPKKALAFVRRLQKRKEEALRFLREVHVPFDNNQAERDLRMVKVKENISGTFREETFAQSFCIARSIVSTLTKHEKNVWDSLCLLLAGETIDRVLSAT; translated from the coding sequence ATGTTGACGGTACAACAAGCTGTATTTACAGTTGAGAGCTTAATCGGCAAAGTTCAACAACAAAAACAGCTCATTCATCAACTCATTCAAGAAAATGAACATTTGCGTCACGAAAACAAACAACTACGCAAAGAAAATGAACAACTGAAGTACCGTGTTCAAGAGCTGGAAGCACGCACGAAAAAAAACAGCTCCAATAGCCATTTGCCCCCATCTTCTGACCGTTTTGAGAAAAAGCGTTCCTCCCGCGAGCCGTCTGGCAAAAAGCCTGGTGGGCAAGAGGGACATGAGGGGAAGACGCTCCGTCAAGTGGAACATCCACATCATCGTGTCGTCCACCGTGTGCATACGTGTCAAGGATGTGGAGCTTCTTTGCGTGAAGTCAAACCGTTCAAAGTCGATATCCGTCAAGTGTTTGATGTCCCTCCTGTGGCGATCGAGGTGACACAACATGAACGTGAAGTGAAATCGTGTCCACATTGTCGATGCGTGCAACAAGCCGAATTCCCATCCCATGTCACGAATCATGTGCAATACGGTCCACGGCTCACGGCGCTCGTTGTTTATTTACATCATATCCAATTGATCCCGTACAAGCGTTTAAGTGATACAATCGAAGCGTTATATCAACACTCGATTAGTACAGGAACCCTTGCCAATATGGTGAAACGAGGACGCGAAGCGCTGGAATCAAATATGGACATCATCGAAGACGCCTTACTTGAATCCAACATCCTGCATGTCGATGAAACGAGTTTGCGCATCAATGGGAAACTCGCATGGGTGCATGTCGCGTGTACATCGAGATATACATACTTGGCTCCTCACGCTTCTCGTGGAAAAAAAGCGACCGATGATATCGGGATTCTTCCCCGATATGAAGGGACGATGATGCACGATGCGTTCGGTACGTATCCGAAATACACACATGCCACCCATGCCCTTTGTCATGCCCACCATTTGCGTGAGTTAAAAGGATTCATCGAACAGGGGCATACGTGGGCGATGCGCATGACCACGTTTCTGTTAGCCGCCAAGCAAGCCGTCGAAGCCCATCACGGTGCACTTTCCGAAGAAGAAGCGAGACGGTGGGAACGAGTGTATGATCGCATCCTAGAAAGAGCACAACACCGATTAGAAACGATGACGCCTCTTCCGAAAAAAGCACTCGCTTTTGTTCGACGCCTTCAAAAACGAAAGGAAGAAGCGCTGCGTTTCTTACGTGAAGTACATGTTCCCTTTGATAACAACCAAGCCGAACGCGATCTTCGCATGGTCAAAGTCAAAGAGAACATTTCGGGTACGTTTCGCGAAGAAACATTCGCGCAGTCGTTTTGCATCGCAAGAAGCATCGTTTCCACACTGACGAAACACGAAAAAAACGTGTGGGATTCGTTATGTCTTCTGTTGGCAGGCGAAACGATCGATCGAGTTCTTTCCGCTACCTAG